cgccccttgttttacattttaatgtcaaATACAGCACTTTATACACACTGTTCTTCATCTTGcctatttttttactcttttctttcagtATAGGAAGAGCATCCTCACTCTGTTGTCCAGCCAGGTGGTGTTCCTTTGCGTGACTATACTTCAACTGTCTCAAACTAAAAGAATTTGAGTGGTTTCCTGTCttttgatattataaataatgctgcagtgaacagtATTGTATGCACGCCATCAGACACATATGCAAGCATTTTTACAAGATCAAATTTATGGATCAAAGATGGTAATTTTAACAGATATCAATATATTGCCTCTACAGCGATCCTACCAATTTCCAGTGCTCTGGCAAATTATAGGAGCATCCCTCTCCAAAATCTCCACGAAAGTGTGGGCCTTCAGCTGTTATGAATGGCATGCTGTtcacttttaatttgtattttttatcattataagtGAGGCTGAACCTGTTTTCATGCATTTGTTTTCCCTCTGCAATCTGCTGTTCGTGACCTTTGGCCATATTTCTATTGTGTCACCTGTAACAGATATTCAGTGTGTATTGACATTTTCAAGTCTGGCAATGCACATTATTCCTTGTACTTCTTAATGTTTCTACCAATTTCTGGCAAAGAAATCATTGGAATGGATGTGCTAAGTTAAGAAATTAGTACAGTGGAGACGTACCTCATTTACTCTGAGGAAAATAAACCCATTTGAAGAACCAAGTATGAAATACTGATGAATCTATTTTATCTCATGAAAATTTAAGATGAATGGAAAATACAAAGTGACATTACAAAACAAAGACCATTGTAGTCACTACGCATAATCTTAAAGGacaggtaaataaatatacatatatctacacacacgAAACCAAAGCAATTAATGACAAGAAGAAATAATAGTCTCTGGAACAGTCCTCCCGCCCCTCCACCTACCCTATGCTTCTAAAGTCTGCCCTCGGCTCATGCTCCTCATTCTTCGAGGAATGCATTCCTCGTTTGCTTATCTTTCTTATCAGCTGGAGTGCAAAGAAGAGACACCGGTTGATTTCTCCTCGAACAATGGTCCAGGCACAGCTGCTGTACTCTTGGCTTTCCAGGTAATCGTGGATCCTTTGGAAGTACATTTTAATCGGTAACCTAACGTTCTCACTCCCCAAGATGCTGCTGTCCTGCTCTGCTTCCAGGCCTGTGAGTGTTTCTAGGTATTCCAGCTGTTGATGAAGCTCAGTGAGGAACTTCTCCACGTGGCTTTCCTCCCAACCACCCGAAGAAGTATTTGCCCTGAAGAGGTTGAAGATCTGCTGAAGCATCTCGTGAAGAATGGCCAGTGCTTGTCCTTTCTGGTACTGGCGAGGATTCACAGACCGCTGGGGAAGCAGGAAGTTTTTCCTGTGTGGCAGACACTGCTGAATTGATGAGCTTTGCAATGTACTCAAGAGTTTTAAACTCTCTCTGTTTACTCTTTGTTGGAAGAGAGCCAGTTTCAACTCTAGGGAGAAGATAGTAGAAGAGGCCAACAGCACCGACACAATTTCAAAGAAATGCTTGTTAATCATGGTGAAGGTCAAATATGCCACTTATCTCTGGGCAGACTTAGGAAAGCTCCAACTTTAGTGAATGTTTGCCTTTCATGCAGCTCAGATTGTTCTGGAAGGTGTTctcttttgttggttttgttttccgATGCTGTCATTACTCCAAGATTACATACTGGGTTTTCTGGTTCCCTTTTCATAGTGTTTATGGGACCTTTCCTCCACTTTCCCCATTGTGTTGGCTGTTTAACGAAGTAACCAAAAGAACTTGATTCATTGTATGTGTTCCTTGGATAATTACAGACTAGTCACCCAATATGATTTTCTATTACTCTCATTATGTATTAGATACAAAGTTTCACTCAACACAATatgctttctaaatatttagtCAAGCTTATTAAAGTTCTTTTAttgagagtatttttttaaaggagtactCTTTCATGGAGTAATATTTATCAGAGGCTTAGCAGCACCTATAGGGTGCttggacagggggtggggggacagggaatTAAAATCTATACAGACtactaaatttaaaaactcaagtaGAACTGTAAATTTGTGCAAACGCTTGAGCAAATTAACCTTAAAATATGTATGAGCaatctaaaattgttttttaatgtttattcattatttgtttttgagagagagctagagagagagcaggtgaggagcagagagagaatcccaagcaggctcctcactgtcagcacagagcctgacatggggctccaactcccaaaccatgaaatcatgacctgagcagaaaccaagagtcggacgctcaacagactgaggcacccaggcatcccaaattgTTTTATATCTTACTAAAGTAGTTCAATATCTAAGTTTCTAACCTATGAAAGTAatgtgaatgagaaaaaaattagcgAAAGAAGGTCATTATAAAGTTATTACAACTGCAGAATATTAGAAATGGCTTATAGGTCCAATAATAgggaaatggttaaataaatgttggtatatccatataattaAATGCCATGTAATCATTATAAATGATAAAGTTATATGTGAAAAGGTTGGGCAGTTGGCTGATGTACATTCCCTCGGGTACCACTAACTATGGTAAAGCAAAGCTACTATCTTTACATTAATAATGCCTCTTGAATTACAAATACCCAGTTCCACATTTTAAGTCCTCCCAAATATGCCTTCAATCTACCTTTCCAATCTTATCTCCCACTGTTGCTCCAAATATAAGGTAAGGGAAACTGAATTCCAGATAAAGTTAATGACTCACTATTTCCTTAATACACCtagcagaggtgtgtgtgtgtgtgtgtgtgtgtgtgtgtgtgtgtgtcttctctctcagaaatatcACCCATGGTGTTACCTCCTTCACCTCTAATATGTGTCTGTGCAAGGACTAAGGGTTACTTCTTTAGGATGTAGATTTCTTTTACGAAGCTATAATCTGTCTTCTGGATCCTCACAGCATTGTATacccttttaaaaacacttttcttgTTCTGTCTTATGCATGGCTATATATTTTTGTCACATTTACATTTATGTGAGTATGTAAGTATGATTGTCATATAGCAGGGTTACATCTAACCatgttgctatttgttttctaattgttcatatggtttttttccttcttttggattGATTACAAaacatgattccattttatctccactATTGGTTTATTAGCTttaccactttatttttatagtacTTTCTCTAGGGTGTAAAATATATGtctttggggtgcccgggtggctcagtcggttaagcatctgactcttgatttcagctcaggtcatggtcagtttgtgggatcgggcACCATGTGGgacttgtgctgacagtgtggagcctgcttgggattctctctccctctctctctgcccctcccatgctcgtgtgctttctgtctttctcaaagtaaatttaaaaacttaaaaaatattaaaatatatatctttatttagcATATtacaatttactttcaaataatattaCACATGGCTTAAAGGATATCACAATATACTCTTCTCCATCCACTCATCCTTTGTGCTCTAGTTGCTaaacattttcatgtgttttaaacCCCACAAACATTgatactatatttattttaaatagtcaattatatattttaaagagattttttaaatgaggaagccTTTCTTCTATATTTACTCATTATCATACATTTACCAACATACCATTTCTGGTGCTGTTCATTTCCTTTCAGTAGATCTAAATTTCTATTTGCtatcatttttcttgaataactattattattcttaaatcCTTTAATAATTCTTGTATCTCAGTTCTGCTGGTGACATATTctcttggctttttgtttgtctgaaaaagcATTTTGCCTTCAGTTTGAACATACGTTTTTGCtgagtatagaattctaagttgagATAGTTTTTCCCTCAGTACTGTAAAGATGTTGTTCCATTGTCTTTTGGCTTGCACGATTTCTGAAGAGAAGACTACTgtcatcttaattttatttcttttgcataatatgtcttctctttccccaacTGCTTTTAAGGTTTTCTCTGTACCATTATATTTCAGCAATTTGATGATAATGCGCCTTGATGCAATTTTCTTCTTGTGTCTTCTGAGTTTCCTAAGCTTTTTGAATCTgtgagtttataattttttttaatttacttatttttgagagggagacacagagcatgagcagggaggaggcagagacagagagacacagatccaaagcaggctctaggctctgagctgtcagcacagagcccgatgcagggctcaaactcatgaactgtgagatcatgacctgagctgaagttgggcgcttaaccaactgagccacccaggcgccccgataattttaattaaattgggAAAAGTTTCAgaccttatttttttcaacattttttatctcCTTCTGGGACTTTAAGTACAGATATATCAGACCATCAGTATGATCATACAGGCCACTGATGTTTTGTTCGTttagctttttctcttttatttttgatcattTCTATGGCAATGTCTTCAGGTTCAGTGATAATTTCTTCTGCTTTATCTTATCTGAATGTTAATCCCATCTAGTATATTTATCACTTTAGGTAGTATATTTCTCATCTCTAGaagtttattttgttcctttttgatatctttcatttccttcctcatcACGTTCATCTTTTCTCCTATCTTCCTGAGcttatgtggtttatatatgatAGGTGTTTAAGCTTCCTTCTCTGCTAATTCTGTCATTTGTGTCATTTCTGGGCCTTGTTTCATGATTATCTTTTCTACTGCTTATGGGtcctattttcctatttctttgtatgcCTGATGGCTTTTGGCTGGATTCAGAACATTCTAAGTTCTACATCATGGGTACTGGATTTGTTAAGCCCTACATATACGGCTGGGCTTTGTTGTAGGACATAGTTGAATTACTTGGAATCTGTTTGATTTGTTTGGGGCTTGTTTTTCAACTTCGGTAGCATGGATGGAGCAGACTTTGTAGTCTAGGGTAATGTCATCTCACTACCAAGGGACCATCCTTATAAGGACTCTACTCACTGTTCCCTGTACTAGGAAGTCTTTGCACTCTGGCTGATGGAAGCAGGAGATGTTCCCAGCCCTGTGTCCACCCTGGGGATAGTTGGcccattcctttttaaaaaatatttatttattttggggagagcacaagcaggggagggtcagtgagagggggacagaggatccaaagtgggttctacGCTGAAAGGTTGACGGcaggagcctgacgtggagctcgaactcaggaacagtgagatcatgacctgagccaaagtctgacgctcagcccactgagccacccaagcacccatgCCGATTCCTTCCTGAGTATTCTTTCTCCAGTCTTGAGATTCTAAGTGACGTGGACACTAGGTATTCTTAACAAAAAGTTGTGTGTGCAGGGCAcgtgggtcgctcagttggttaagcgtctgactttggctcaggtcctgatctcgcggttcgtgaggtcgagccccgcgtcgggctctgtgctgacagctcagagcctggagcctgcttcagattctgtgtctccctctctctgaccctcccccgttcatgctctgtctctctctgtctcaaaaataaataaacataaagaaaatttaaaaaa
Above is a window of Panthera tigris isolate Pti1 chromosome D4, P.tigris_Pti1_mat1.1, whole genome shotgun sequence DNA encoding:
- the IFNE gene encoding interferon epsilon; the encoded protein is MINKHFFEIVSVLLASSTIFSLELKLALFQQRVNRESLKLLSTLQSSSIQQCLPHRKNFLLPQRSVNPRQYQKGQALAILHEMLQQIFNLFRANTSSGGWEESHVEKFLTELHQQLEYLETLTGLEAEQDSSILGSENVRLPIKMYFQRIHDYLESQEYSSCAWTIVRGEINRCLFFALQLIRKISKRGMHSSKNEEHEPRADFRSIG